The sequence TCCTGCCCCACGATCGAGACCGCGAGGTGCGTGAGCCGCCCGCGGAGTGGCTACGTTTCGTGGCTGGAGACCCCTTCTGCAGGCCGGCGCACGCTAATGACCGACCCCCATCGATGTCAAGGCGCGGCTCGCCCTGGACGTGTTTTTCTGCTCTTGCGACGTTTCCACACCGCCATCTGGGCGGCGTGAAATCCAGCAAACTGACGCACTGCGCCCGCAGCTCGTGCGTTCTTCTTGGAACCTTGCGGGACTTCCTTTACGCTCCCGGCCGCCTCGCGTGCTTCGCACCGCGATGTTCACGAAGGCTCATGGGAGGAATTGCGCGTGTTCTGTCCGAACTGTGGGACGCAAAATACCGAGCAGGCGACGACTTGCACGAAGTGTGGCTTCAACTTGAAAGGAGCCGCCGCGCCGAAGTTCAAGGGGACGATGCTGATGAGCCAGCAGCCGCCGACGGCGCCGGCATCGCCGCTGGCCCCGTTGCCTGCGCCGCCGCCGCCGCCCATGGCGGGCGCGCCACCGGCGCCACCGATGGCGGCCGCGCCGCCACCGCCCATGGCAGGTTTCGAGGGCCAAGGTCTTGCCGGAACCGTCGTCGGCGTGCCTCCCGCTGGACTTGGGCCAACCGCGGCACCGAGCCCCTTGGCTGCTCCACCGCCGCCTCCGGGATACCCGCCCGTGGGTGGCGCAGCTCCGCCGCCGTTTGAACCATCGCCCGGCCTCGGAAGCACCGTCGCGTTCGACCACGTGCCCGGCATGCCACTTCCCGGCCCCGGTGCACCGCCAGGCGCATCGCCAGGTTTGCCCTCGCCAGGCGCATTTCCTCCGCCAGGTGGTCCGCCGCCCGGTGGTGGGTTTGGCGCGGCACCTCCTGGAGGTCCTGCTGGCCAATACGGCGCTCCGCCCCCGGCAGGCGGTCCCGGTGGTGCTCCTGGCGGCTACGGTGCCCCGCCTCCGGCTGGGCAATACGGTGCACCTCCCCCAGGCGGCCAGTTCGGTGGTGCGCCTCCTGGTGGGCAATTCGGTGGCGCGCCTCCTGGTGGCCCGGGCGGACAATACGGCGCGCCTCCTCAAGGCGGGCAATACGGCGCTCCCCCGCAAGGCGGCATGATGCAGCCCTACGGCGGCGGCGGCATGGGTGCTCCGATGGGTGGACCCATGGGCGGCGGCATGATGATGGGCGGCCAAGGCGGCGGCATGCAGGGTCCTAGGGGACAAACCCGCAACCCGACCACCGCGCTGCTCGGTACGCTCTTTTGCTGCGGCATGTACCACCTCTTCGGCGGTTACGGCATGCTCAACGAGCTCAAGGAGTACACCAAGGACGAGTCGCTCCAGCCGTGGCACCTGTTCATACCGATTCTGAACCTGCTCATGATCCTGAAGCTCCCCGACATCGTTACGCGGGCGAAGCAAACGGCAGGCTCGCGCAATCCGCAATCGGCGGGCCTGGTGCTCTACCTGTTCCTCTTCCCGTTCGCGCTGGCCAAGGACCTCAATCAGGTCTGGGATCCCAGCTCGGAAGGGTGATCTCTCCTCCCACGACCTCGCCTGCTCTTCGGGCAAACTCGACCCCGTTGCGCCGCGCCGGAGGCGTTGCCCTCGTCGCGTGCGCGTTTGTCCTCGCCTTCGTTTTACGCATCCCCCTCTGCCCATTCGCCATCGTCACTCGACACCCCTGCCCCGGATGCGGTCTCACGCGCGCCGGCGTCGCGCTCCTCCAAGGACACCTCCATGACGCCATGCGCCTGCATCCTCTCGTCATCCCCATCGTCCCGATCGTCGGACTCGTCGTCCTCCAAGGCACCTACAACTACGTCCGCCACGGCCGCTGGTACACGTTCGCATTCGTTCAAAGTCGTACGATCACGATTGGCACGATCATTCTCGGCGTAGCGCTCATCGCCGTATGGATCGCGCGGTTCTTCGGCGCCTTCGGTGGCCCCGTCGCCGTCTAGTCAAGCAAGCCCGCGACAGCCGCCAGCACGTCAAAGCGAAGTCGGACGAATTTTCGCACGCACGCCACTGCGAACGATGGCGCTGGAACGTCGCGCACGCGCGCGAAGTGAACGCGCGCTCGGCCGCGTCGAGCTCACTGGCTCCATCTCGAAAAACGGTTTGTCCTCAAATAGAAATCGATGATGCGCACGTTCGAGCGCTTCGCCAAGGACGTCGAGAGCTTCATCGGTGAGCGTGCGTTTCAGCTTCGGAAACACAGCGTCTTCTTCCGCATCGGCATGCTGTGCAAAACGCTCCGAGAGGGTCGCGACGTGATCGCGGAATTGCGGATCCGACGGACTCGTCTCACCGAGCAGGCGCAGCGCAGAGAGAATGCCCGCGCGCTGCTCACCCGCCACCTCCGCACGACCATCACCGCGCAACTTGCTCGCACACGCAACATAGACGTACGCCTCTTCAATGCGCACATGCGCTTCGACGGCGCGAAGCACCGCTTCGATCGTCGCGTCGTTCTCTTCGCCAGACGCTTCCACTGCCAAACGATCGAGAAGCTCGGTCACTTCGCGATGCTGTTGCTCCAAGAGATCGAGTGCATCCATGGGCCCTCCCGTGGCTGCTCCGCCCCCATCGAGCACGGAATCGATGACATGAGCGAAAGCAGCGCAGCCGCCCTCGCGTGGCAAAGACCGGGCCGTAGCTTTCAGCGCGCGGCCATCTCGCCCGACACGGACATGCGAGCCTTCCTTCGACCTGCCCCCGCAAGCGCAGCTCGCATCTCGGCCGCATTGGCAAAACGCGCATCGGGATGCTTGGCCAACGCCCGCTCGATGAGCAAGTCGAGCGCCCGAGGTACGTTCCGGCGCTCCACACGAAGCGGAATCGGCGAACGCCTCAAGAGCGCCACCGTCATATCCACCGGCGCCTCACCTCGGAATGGGAGCTTGCCCGACAGCGCAAAGTAAAGCAGCACCGCCGCGACGAACAAATCACTACGCGTCGTGATCGCTCGACCACGCGTCATCTGCTCGGGCGACATGAACCCCATCGTCCCCACGAGCGCTCCGCGACTGTCCACCGTCACGCCATCACCCGTGTCCACACCCGGTTCGTGAGCAAACCCGAAATCGAGCAGCACCACGCGATCGCTTCCATCCGGGTTTGGTTCGACGAACACATTCTCCGGCGTCAGGTCACGATGCACGATGCCCGCCGCATGAACCGCATCCAGCCCCGCGAGCACTTGATCGACGATGTCGATCGCTCGAGCCATCGGAAGCGGTCCGTCTTGACGAACCATCGCGCCTAGCGTGCGCCCTTGGTACAGCTCCATGAGCGCATACGGACGCCCATCCGAAAGACGCCCGTGCCCAAGCACCGGTGCCACGTTCGGATGCGCTACACGTGCCGCAAACGTGATCTCACGCCAGAACCGCCCCACCGTCCCCGCATCCGCGGCACAGTGCGGCCGAATCGTTTTGAGCGCAAAACGTTTGCCCGAGTGAGCATCGCGCACCCGGTACACGATGCCCATACCACCCACCCCCACAACGCCCTCGAAAACCAGGCCCGAAGCATCAGGTACGGCGATCCCCTGATACTCGCTACAGGCCTCTCCTGATGATTGCGTGCGGAACTTCATGATCGGTCGCCCAGTCATTTCCGCACGCCACGGGTCGGGACGCACCCGATTTCTTCGTCATATTCGCGCTGGCAACTCCGCGTTTCGACGCTCGTTCGACCACAGCGCACGTCGCATCGACCAAGCCAACGTGACGTAACAAGAGCAGTCGCAAGTGCGACCATCCACCGTCATGAACGTGACGCTGTGATGCATCGTGGACATCACGACGAGCAATCGTTTCGTTACGAACGTACGCGTATCGAGCAACATCACGTCGTGAATCTTCGTCTCACAAAGCTCACTGGCCACGATGGTTTGTCTCGACAATCACGTCCAATGCACCGCGTTTGCGATCACCACGAGACCGACTCTCTTCAGCGCCTTCTGAAAAATTCTCGCGTGACTCGACGAAAGTGATTGCCCTTGCCGGCCATCAAGACGACGGCGATCATGCCTCGTTGGGCCCCTTCACCTGACTTTGGCGAGGGAACATGTCGGATCACGACTTCTCGCTGGCGTGCGAAGCGATCGCTGGAGCCGGCAACCCATGGCAGCACCTGCGCGTCGTGCACTTCCGCGGACGCGAAGCCATTTCGGAGCCGTTCCGCTACGACATCACGCTGCTCGCCAAAGGTTCGGCTGGTGAAATGGATCCCCGAGATCTCGTCGGCAAGCGAGCGTCGCTACGTATCGCGACGTTGTCCGTCCCGACATGGAAGATCGTGCACGGCATCGTCGAAGAAGCCGAAGACCTGTACGACGTACCCGAAGGCACGCTCGTTCGCATCGTCCTCGCGCCGCCTTGGGCGCGTGCGATGCATCGGCAAAGGTGCCGGGTTTTTCTTAATAAAACCCTGCGACGCATCATCACCAACGTCCTCGAAGGCGATCCGCTCGTCGAGCGCAGCGACGACGACGTCGAGCCCGACGATGGAGCGCCAACCTATACGCCAGCACGTGAACGTTTCACCTGGCGCGTTCACGACACCTCACGCATCGACAACGTCCGCGCGCGTCCGTTTGTCGTGCAGTACAACGAGAGCGACTTCGCGTTCGTCTCGCGACTGCTCGAGGAAGAAGGCATCGGGTACCACTTCGAACACGGCAGCGACACGTGCCTGCTCGTGCTCACCGATCACGATGGCGGCCGCGCGCGGCTCGTGCCCGACGCACCTCTTGGCGCAGCAGTCCCTGGCCGAAAAATGGACGCCGTGCGTCTGGGCGCACGACTGCGCCCAACGAAGGTCATCCTCGATGATCACGACTGGAGAAAACCGGACCTCGACATGACCACGGACGCAGGCGACGCCGCAGGCGAGCTTGCCGAGTACCACTACCCTGGGAGCTACTTCGACGCGCCTCTGCAAGGCAAACCGGTCGCTCTTGCACGCGTCGATCGTTACGGAATCGAAGCAAAGTACGGCGTCGCTTCAGGCTCGGTTCGACTGCTCTCCGCAGGCTCCGTGTTCAAGCTCCTGCACGACGTGCACGATGGCGAGTACCTCGTCACGTCCGTCGACGTGCGCGGCGAGCAGCAAGGCGTGGTCTCGCAGCCCTCCGGAGGCCAATTCGTTCCATGGACAGCGCACTTCGAGCTTGCGCGACGTGGCGCAGGATCCGCCGTCGAAGACTCGCGCTTCCGTCCCGCTCGCCTCACGTCGAAGCCACGCATCAAAGGTGTGCAAACGGCGGTCGTCACCGCGGATCCGGGTTCTGCCGGCGCCGAGATCAATGTCGGCGGTCCCGATGGAATCAACATTGGATGCGTGCGCGTGCGGTTCCGCTGGGATGGCGACGCAGCGCGCCTCGCGAGCGAGCCATCGAGCTGTTGGGTGCGCGTGAGCCAAGTGTTCGCCGGTGCTGGCCAAGGCGCGGTGTTTCATCCGCGCGTGGGCGACGAAGTGCTCGTCGACTTCGACGATGGCGATCCCGACAGGCCCGTCGTCGTCGGGCGTGTGTACAACGGAGCGAACTTGCCCGCCCGATCCGGGGCGCCGGAAAGCTCGATGAAGTCGCTGTCGACACCGGGAGGCGGGACGTACAACGAAATCATGTTCGGTGACACAGCCGGTAGCGAGCTGCTTCATTACTTCGCCGGCAAGGATCAAAAGACCGACGTCGCGAACATGCGCAGGGAATCGATCGTCGCGAATGCAACGATGATCGTGGGCGCGAACAACACCGAGATCACTGGAGGATCCCGCACGGAGAGCGTCGGAGCCAATGACACGCTCACGATTGGCGCAAACCAGGACATCATGATTGGTGGCAATTCCGCGATGCGCATGGGTGGCAATCACGAGCACACCGCGGGGGCCAACGAGGTCAACACCGTGGGCGTGTCGCAGTCGATCCTCATAGGCGGCAATGTGAGCGAAACCGTCGGTGGGACCGTCACGGAAACCTATGGAGCGTCTCGTAAAACGAATATTGGAGGCGCCATGGCTGAAAGCTTTGGCGGAATGCTCTCGGTGTCCGTCGGTGGAAATGTCGACGAAAAATGTGCATCGCATTCGCTCGACGTGAGCGCATCGCGTTTCATAGCCATTGCGGGGAACGAAACGAACACCATCGGCGGTAGCAATTCAACGGTCGTGGGATCTTTCTCGCTCGAGGCCAGTGGCGGAGCGCAAAACCTCACGGTGAGCGGCAACATCATTCGAAATGGCCCATTCCACCTCACGGCATCGGCTTATGAAGAGGACATCAAGGCCGTCAAAGCCAACGCCAAACTCACGAACATGTCGATCAGCGTCATTACACTGAGGGCCATTGGCATGACCCGCGACGTGATGGGAATTTGCAATTACAAGTTCGGCGCAAAACCGAACAAGTGGGGTTTCAAGGACGAATTCGATGGTGGCACCATCATCGTCGCGCCGGTGGGCATCTTGGCCTCGGGCGCGCACCACGCAGGTGGCGGGCCGGACATCAATTGATTGTGCGTGATTCACGAGCGTTGGGGTAACTCATGAGCAGCTACGATTTTACTTTTGCATGCGAAGGGATAGGCGGAATCGCCCAAGCATGGGATCCCCTTCGTGTCGTGCGGTTTCGCGGCACCGAAGCGCTTTCGACTCCCTATCGATACGACGTCACGCTGCTCGATGTGGCCGCCATGATTCCCGTCGGCGAGCTCATTGGCAAACGAGCGTCCCTGCGCATTGCAACGTCGTCGGTGCCCGCCTACAAGACCGTGCACGGCATCGTCACGGAAGCCGAGGAAATCAGCACATTGCCCGAGGGACGCACCTTGCGCGTGATCATCGAGCCTCCGTGGACGCGAGCGAAACACAAAAGGCATTGTCGCATTTTTTTGCAAAAATCGCTACGCCACATCGTCGAGTCGGTCTTGCAATCCGATAAACTATTAAAGAAAGCCAATTCAGAGGAGCTCGGCCCCGACCTCGGCGGAATCGATTTCACCCCCGCACTCGAAACATTTGCGTGGCGCATCGTCGATACCCAGCGCCTCGACGACGCCCGCGTATCCCCATTCGTCGTGCAATACAACGAGAGCGACTTTGCTTTCGTCTCGCGGCTGCTCGAAGCGGAAGGCATCAGTTATCACTTCGAACATGGCGCCGATACGGTATTGCTCGTCTTCAGCGATTCAGATAGCGGCAAACCTCGCTTGACGCCGGCCGTCGTCGGTACCGGCATCAATGGCCGGGAGATTCGCGGCTTCTTCACAGGCGCAAGGCTGAAACCCGCAGCCGTGACGCTTGGCGATTACAATTGGAAGCAACCCGATGTGAACATGTCGGCATCGGCGGGCTCGAAAGGCGCGGATTCATTCGAACAAGTTTACCCGGGCGGCTATCCGGACCACGCGAACCAAGGTGCGCCGCTCGCTCACGTGCTGCTCGGCAGGCACAAAACGGAAGCGCGATTTGCTCGTGGTAATGGCTGGCTGCGCGTACTCGGCGCGGGCAGCATCTTCGAGCTCGAGCACAAGACTGCGCGATTCGAAGGTGAATACCTCGTCACGTCGCTCGACGTGCAAGCTGAACAAGCAGGCGTGCTCCAAAGTAACCCTGCTGGCTCCATCGAACCATTTGCGGCGAGCTTCGTATGCGCCCGTCGCGGCAGCGGAAAAGCCGTGGAGGACAGCGGATTTCGACCGGCGCATTCGACACCGCGTCCCCAAATCGTTGGATCTCAAACGGCCATCGTCACGGCTGAACCATCCGCATCGGGAGCCGAAATCAACGTCGGTGGGCCTGCGGGCACGGACATTGGTTGCGTGCGGCTCAGGTTTCACTGGGATACGGATTCGGCGCGACTTGCGAAAGAGCCTTCGAGCTGTTGGGTGCGCGTCAATGAACCATTTGCGGGCAGCGGAATGGGTGGCGTTTGGCATCCACGCGTGGGCACCGAGGTCATCGTCGAATTCGAGGACGGCAATCCCGATAGGCCCGTCGTCGTCGGACGCGTCTACAATGGCATTCATCGTCCCTACCACGGCGGAGCGCCCAACATCAGCACGCTGAAATCGAATGCGAGCCCCGGTGGAGCCGTACACAATGAAATCACCTTCGACGATACCGCCGGCGGCGAGCTCATTTATACGAACGCCGGCAAGGACATGGAAACCGACGTCGGCAACGATCGCGTCGAGACCGTAGCAGCAAATGCATTCATGAAGGTCGGCGGCAACGACACGGAGACGATTGGCGCCAATTGCAGCGTGACCATTGGTGTCAATGAAATGGTCACCGTCGGTGGAAATGACACGGCAACGATCGCAGGCAACGTGTCGACCGCCATCGGCGCGAACAGCATGACGATGATTGGCGGCAACGAAGCGCACGTCGTGGGCGCGAATCAATCGATCATCATTGGTGCGAATCACACCGAGGTCGTCGGTGGCAATTTGTCCGAGAAAATCGGCGGTACGCTCACGACGACCGTCGCTGCGGCTGAAAGCCAATCCATTGGTGCGGACCGATCGACGACCATTGCGGGAGCGCACACGCAATCATTTGGCGCCACGCACGTGAAAATCGTCGATGGCAACCGAAGCCTGGAATGCGCCGATCTCACGACGGACATCGGCGGATCGTCGATCCGGCTCGTGGGTGGTTCGATCACCACGACCGTCGGGGGCGAGCACACCATGAACACCGGTGCCGGTGCCATTTTCCTGGCCCCCAAATACAGCGCGCTCGATTCCAATCGCAGCGACGTCGACACGACCAAAATCAAAATCACAGGACTCACGCTCACGATTGGCGGAATTCAACTCGGCGCTTCGGGATCCATGTCCGTCACCGCCGCCGTCAATGCCAATCTCGGGGGACTCAGCTTGGAGTTTTACGGCGCCAAACTACACGTCTACGGCCTTCTCACCGGGTGCAATGGAGGCGACGTGCAAAACAATGGCATCAAGACTCGGGCTGGATTCAACATTTATCTTTGACGCTTGATCGAGGGCAAGCCATGAACGGCAATGATTTTCAATTCGCAGTGGAAGGCATGACCTCCGTCGAGGGGCCGTGGAAATACCTTCGAGTCGTCCGCGCCTCGGGCGAAGAAGCGATGAGCCGGCTGTTTCGTTATGAAGTCATTGCTTTGCTGAAGGGCGATGATGCCGACCCACAGGATTTCGTCGGCAAACGCGCGAGCTTGCGAATTGCGACGCTTTCGGAGCCGGCCTATCGGCTCGTGCACGGCGTCGTCACCGAAGCCGAAGATGCCGGTCTCGACGCCCAAGGCCCCATTTACCGAATCGTCGTCGAACCACCTCTGGTCCGCGCACGTTATCGCAAGCGTTACCGCATTTTCCTCGACAAAACGTTGCGACGGATCATCGAAACGGTGTTGCAAGCCGATGCTGGTATGGCGCTCGTTTCCGGCTCCCAGCTCGAACCGCCCACGAGCGGACCGACGTATCAACCGGCTGCGGAACGTTTTACGTGGCGCATTTCATCGAGCGCGCGCCTGGACGACCCGAAAGCCCGCCCGTACGTCGTCCAATACGGCGAAAGCGACCTCGATTTCGTTTCGCGACTTCTCGAAGAAGAGGGCATCAGCTACCATTTCGAGCACAATGACGACGCAAGTTTGCTCGTCCTGTCGGACAAGGACTTTGGCCGGCCTCGCGTGCCGTTCGATGATACGTTCGGCCCAGGCAAAGCCGGTCGAGCCATTGGGCAATTCCGCGTTGGAGGAAGGCTGCGCGCATCGAGCGTGCAATTGGGCGAATACAATTGGGAAAAACCTGCCGCCGACATGAGCGCGAAAGCGAATGCCAAGGCGGGCAGCGATTTGTCCGAGTATTCGTATCCAGGCGGGTACCTCGAGAGCGCGGAGCTCGGCAAGCCACTCGCATTCGTCAAAGTCGAAGCGCTGCACACCGAAGCATCGTTTGCCCACGGACAAGGCACGACGCGGGTATTGGCTCCGGGCGCCATTTTCACGCTCGAACACCCGAAAGCGCGTTACGACGGCGAATACCTCGTAACGGGTACGCTCGTACGGGCCTATCAACATGGCGTTCTGTCCGTGGATCCGCCGGATGCGCCGGCCGAGCCTTATCACGTGCAACTGCAATGCGCATGTCGCGGGCGCGGCAAGGACGTTTCCGAAAGCCTATTTCGCCCGCCTCGATCGACGCCGAAGCCGCGCATTTTCGGGACTCAAACCGCGTTCGTCACCGCGGAACCCGGCGCCGCCGGAGAAATCAACATTGGCGGTCCAGGCTCGATTGGTTGCGTTCGCGTCGCTTTCCATTGGGATACGGAGAAATCACGCCTCGCCAAAGAACCGTCGAGCAAGTGGGTTCGCGTGAGTGAGCCATTTGCACGCGGCGGTCAAGGCGGAATCTGGCATCCACGCATCGGCACCGAGGTCATTGTCGAATTCGAGGAAGGTGATCCGGATAGGCCCGTCGTAACGGGTCGCGTCTACAATGGCAAAAATCGTCCGGCGCAAACGGCGCCCACGCATAGCACGATGTGGTCTCTTTCGACACCGGGCGGCGGCGTTCGTAATGAAATCAGTTTCGAGGACACCGCCGGCAGTGAGCGAATTTACACGAATGCCGGCAAGAACATGACGGCGGACGTCGGCAACAATCGCACCGAAAACGTGGGTGCAAACGCATTCATGACCGTCGGGAGCAACGACACGGAGCTCATTGGAGCAAACCAAACCATTCAAATCGGCGGAAACGACACGCTCGACGTCGGCGCCAATCAAACCGAAACCATCGGCGCCAACCAATCTCGCGTCATTGGCGGCAGTCGCACGATGATGATCGGTGGCAACGAAACGCGAAAAAACGGCGCAAATCACGCAAACGTCGTCGGCGCAGCGCTCAATGAGGGCATCGGGGGAAACGTTCTCGAAAACTATGGCGCAGCTCGAAGCACCAGCATCGGAGCAGCCTTTACCGAGGAAGATGGCGCGACGAGAACGCAGAGCGTTGGCGGCCTCGTCTTCCAGCAATACGGCGGCAATCACACGACGACCGTGGGGGGCAATCGCGAAATCAAAACCGGCGGAATGCAGGGTGAATTGGTTGGCGGCAGCGTCACGACGGACATTGCCGCTTCGGAGACGGTCGACATCGGCGCGACGGCCATTCACATTGCAGGCGGTCCCATCACGCACCAGGCCGCCAGCATGGACCTCAATATGCTGGCCAAAGTGCACTTGATCGGCGTCAAGCTCAATATGTTCGTCGCCGACATGGGAGCCTACGGATCATCGTCGGCATACGGCGTCCTCCGAGCAGCGGTGCGAGGTTCGACCATTGAAGCAGCCGGATTCAAAATTGAAAAAACCGGCCTCAAGCTCGACGTTTCCGGCGTAAAACGCACGACCGACGGCGCACGGCTCGCCGCGGTCGGCGTACTCATCCACCCTTCCGGAATGCACGTCAAAACCTGATGAATGCCCGAATGCTCGGAGTTTTCGCGTGAAAACGATCAAACCCATGAAGCTCGGCATTCTCACCAGAACGTTCGAGCTCGATCGTAAACATTACTTCGTTCCAACCGTCCTCGTTTTTTGCGATCTCGGACCCGAGCGTTGCCTTTTCCCCGAAGTCGAATTGTGGCAACTCGCCGCGAACGAATTGGGCAAAGAAGCCGTCATCGACGAATGCATGCCCAAAGAGCGCGGCGAGCTGCTCGTGCATGGCCGCTGCTTCACCGCAGGTCGCGTGCCGCGCACCGCGGCCTCCGCGCGCGTAAAAGTTGGCAGCATCGACAAAACTCTTTACGTGATTGGTGATCGCACCTGGCGGCGCGATGGCGTACCGGGCGAACCACAACCCTTCACCGAAATGCCCATTCATTATTCCCGTGCTTTCGGCGGCGAGGGATACCCGCAGAACCCCATCGGTGTCGGGTTTGCCAAGGCCAAGGAAAACGGCCAAGAAGTCCACCGCTTGCCGAACATCGAGTTGCCTGGCAAACTCATTCAATCAAAGTCGGACAAACCCACGCCCGCCGGTTTCGGTCCGTACGATTTGTTATGGGCACAACGCTGGCCCAAAATCGGCACGTACGACACGAAATGGGTTCGCGAACAACTCCCCGGGCTCGCCAAAGACATGGATTTATCCATTTGGAATGCAGCGCCCGAAGACCAACAGCTCACATCGGGATTTTTCGAGGGAGTCGAGGACATCCTCATCCAAAACATGCATCCCGACATTCCGCAAATCGAGGGCCGTTTGCCCGGCGTGATTGGCCGATGTTTCGTCACGCAACGAACGCCAAACGGTGAAGTCTTCTGCGAAATTCCATTGCGGCTCGACACCATTCAACTGTTTCCACATCGGCAACGATGCGCCTTGTCATTTCGAGGTTTGTGGCCCATTGCGGAGGACGATGCGGACGACATCGTTCACCTCCTCGTTGCTTGCGATGATCGCGTAGCCCCGCGGCCCATCGACCATTACCGTGCCGTGCTCGAAAAAAGGCTCGATCCCAAGCGCGAGGTTTCCGAGGCATTCCGAGATAGCGATCTCATGCCGCCCAATTTGGGCAAAGGCGTCGGTATGGGCGAGATCGACGCCATGTTCGATCTCACGCGATCGGAAAACCTGCTCCAGAAAAACCTTTCCGAACGAGCGCGAAAGGAAGCAGAACGGACACGAGCCGCCATTGTGGAAAGTGGCGGTGATCCGAATAGCATTCCGCCCTACGAGCCACCCAAACTCATCGATGGGCCCAGGTTTCAGGATCTATCGGATTTTGTTGATCAATCTCAGCGCGACCTTGCCGAAACGCAAGACAAACTCGATTCGACACAGAAGAGCATCTTGGAGGCGACGCGCAAGCGCTACGCAGCCGCGGGCGTGGATTACGATGCTGAAATCCGCAAAATGAAAAAGGAAAACGCCGGTCCGCCAAAGTTTTCCGCTGACAAAGAGCTCGAACGCCTGCGCGACATTCAAACGCTCTGCCGAAACGCAAATATCGAAAGCGCCGACCTCGACGCAGCCCTGGCGAATCCCGAAA is a genomic window of Polyangiaceae bacterium containing:
- a CDS encoding DUF2169 domain-containing protein, with the protein product MKTIKPMKLGILTRTFELDRKHYFVPTVLVFCDLGPERCLFPEVELWQLAANELGKEAVIDECMPKERGELLVHGRCFTAGRVPRTAASARVKVGSIDKTLYVIGDRTWRRDGVPGEPQPFTEMPIHYSRAFGGEGYPQNPIGVGFAKAKENGQEVHRLPNIELPGKLIQSKSDKPTPAGFGPYDLLWAQRWPKIGTYDTKWVREQLPGLAKDMDLSIWNAAPEDQQLTSGFFEGVEDILIQNMHPDIPQIEGRLPGVIGRCFVTQRTPNGEVFCEIPLRLDTIQLFPHRQRCALSFRGLWPIAEDDADDIVHLLVACDDRVAPRPIDHYRAVLEKRLDPKREVSEAFRDSDLMPPNLGKGVGMGEIDAMFDLTRSENLLQKNLSERARKEAERTRAAIVESGGDPNSIPPYEPPKLIDGPRFQDLSDFVDQSQRDLAETQDKLDSTQKSILEATRKRYAAAGVDYDAEIRKMKKENAGPPKFSADKELERLRDIQTLCRNANIESADLDAALANPETEQKLRRAEEEAIAAYRMGAHLAEYRPKRITEPARSELRRRVAAAYAEGRSFARVDLCGADLSDMDLRGIDLTDAFLENATLARANLSGANMARVVLAGADVSETNLAQTDLSDANLGEANLRSAMLDDTNLRGAILTKADFTGASLRNVTFEMANLSNVVLDGATLTKTRFDKCILSGNQLRGCDLRESTFIHSMFVDVDFRSANFANAIAEHASFVRCIMDGASFLQANLRGMRLAPPCSFVGANFRGAALDAATLRECDFSLADFSGATLNSSDLTKAILRESNLYRVIAKNALFLRADLTGAQLVAANLEGACFMKAKLPRADFKGANLFRADMLRAMGDDKTSFHDANVKQIRVSPKDAASSPNTVDPSARLRAAKPPAGA